The genomic interval CCGGATGGGAATGCACCAGCTGAAAGTGATCTTGCATTGGATAATTTAGTACAAAAAGTTCAAGAATCTCTCTCCCTGGAAAAAAGACATAAATTTTGGGAAACCCAACCTGTTGGGCAGTTCAAGGATATAGGAGACTCCAGTTTGTCAGAAGGCCCTATTGAACTTCCAACCCCTTTATCTGAGGTCAGACAAGAACCTTACAACCTTCCTGACCAGTATGAATGGGTTACTTGTGACATCAACTCCGAGGACATGTGTGATGAAGTATACAACCTTCTTGCTCATAATTATGTTGAGGACGATGAGAACATGTTTCGATTTAAGTACTCGAAGGAATTTCTGCGCTGGGCTCTGCAACCTCCTGGATATTTTAGGAGTTGGCATATAGGTGTTCGTGTTAAAAGTACCAAGAAGATGGTTGCTTTCATAACAGGTATTCCTGCTAGGATCCGTGTTCGTGATGAGGTTGTTCATATGGCAGAGATCAATTTCCTGTGTGTCCATAAGAAACTTAGAACAAAGAGGCTTGCTCCTGTCATGATCAAAGAGGTGACCAGGAGGGTGCACCTGGAAAATATGTGGCAGGCAGCTTATACTGCTGGAGTAATTCTTCCTACACCGATAGCAACTTGTCAATACTGGCACAGATCTTTGAACCCCAAGAAGCTAATTGATGTTGGTTTCTCTCGGCTTGGTGCACGGATGACAATGAGTCGAACCATCAAGCTTTACAAGCTGCCAGAATCAACAGTAACCCCAGGGTTCAGAAAAATGGAAATTCATGATGTTCCCGCAGTTACAAGGCTAATTAGGACTTATTTAAGCCATTTTGTTGTTGCACCcgattttgatgaaaatgatgtGGAGCATTGGCTTCTGCCAAAGGAAGATGTTATTGATAGTT from Vigna radiata var. radiata cultivar VC1973A chromosome 9, Vradiata_ver6, whole genome shotgun sequence carries:
- the LOC106774040 gene encoding glycylpeptide N-tetradecanoyltransferase 1 isoform X2; this translates as MVDSNPSSGSPEETQNPNPDGNAPAESDLALDNLVQKVQESLSLEKRHKFWETQPVGQFKDIGDSSLSEGPIELPTPLSEVRQEPYNLPDQYEWVTCDINSEDMCDEVYNLLAHNYVEDDENMFRFKYSKEFLRWALQPPGYFRSWHIGVRVKSTKKMVAFITGIPARIRVRDEVVHMAEINFLCVHKKLRTKRLAPVMIKEVTRRVHLENMWQAAYTAGVILPTPIATCQYWHRSLNPKKLIDVGFSRLGARMTMSRTIKLYKLPESTVTPGFRKMEIHDVPAVTRLIRTYLSHFVVAPDFDENDVEHWLLPKEDVIDSYLVESPETHEVTDFCSFYTLPSTILGHPSYSLLKAAYSFYNVSTVTPLLQLMNDALIVAKQKDYDVFNALDVMQNETFLRDLKFGPELGILLLDCKSSRVIAYFTAC
- the LOC106774040 gene encoding glycylpeptide N-tetradecanoyltransferase 1 isoform X1; this encodes MVDSNPSSGSPEETQNPNPDGNAPAESDLALDNLVQKVQESLSLEKRHKFWETQPVGQFKDIGDSSLSEGPIELPTPLSEVRQEPYNLPDQYEWVTCDINSEDMCDEVYNLLAHNYVEDDENMFRFKYSKEFLRWALQPPGYFRSWHIGVRVKSTKKMVAFITGIPARIRVRDEVVHMAEINFLCVHKKLRTKRLAPVMIKEVTRRVHLENMWQAAYTAGVILPTPIATCQYWHRSLNPKKLIDVGFSRLGARMTMSRTIKLYKLPESTVTPGFRKMEIHDVPAVTRLIRTYLSHFVVAPDFDENDVEHWLLPKEDVIDSYLVESPETHEVTDFCSFYTLPSTILGHPSYSLLKAAYSFYNVSTVTPLLQLMNDALIVAKQKDYDVFNALDVMQNETFLRDLKFGPGDGKLHYYLYNYRIRHALKPSELGLVLL